One window from the genome of Musa acuminata AAA Group cultivar baxijiao chromosome BXJ1-4, Cavendish_Baxijiao_AAA, whole genome shotgun sequence encodes:
- the LOC103981872 gene encoding cation/H(+) antiporter 15-like: MSIINPSLFNASLGTSPQQVCFDTRAINSRGVFLGDDPLRFSVPLFLLDLSLMFFTASTTHCILGRLSQSRFVSDLLAGILLGPSVIGQNQAFQRTVFPERGIFLVDSLSLISLIFFIFIIGVKTDLSLLQRPGKRAVAIGAAGSVLPFALSICTFLVLRRAFPDDLSEGPLIFFVASRLSLSSFPVIAYALDELRLLNSDLGRVVLSASLFSDVINWGLGSLTSAYTLITAVKTPGTAIGIVASLAGSLLFVLLVARPAMMWSVRRTPAGETLVEWHFLALLMTALLMSLATQAFGFNVTLGPLMLGLAIPGGMPVGQTIMEKLEPLGGGLFLPMYMVLAGYRTRFEEVRSVKEWGVLEMVVVICYVGKLVGSVAMSRYFDMSANDAISVGLMLNIKGIVEISAFNTYAWGDGQIATAEHFSVLTVSMMVITGVTTPLIKLLYKPTMRYVARKRRTVEHARPRSLLRFMACVHKEEHVAPLLDLLEASYACRDSPIALTVLHLTELTGQSAAVLRPHKQSRRSTAPTASDRIINAFSYFEKQQAEPGSISVHPFVAIAPYSTLYNDVCSLALDRKVCFILLPFHKCCDGAQETVNHAFQTLNRNVLAFAPCSVAILVDRSLPAATCAHTNHLLHLVAVYFLGGPDDREALAFASRMANNRSITVTVIRLLPHVANDDKERKHDDAAVERLRESHARNQRVVYMEKVVEDGEGTAAVIREMSDQFDLLIVGRRKGVDSAPTRGLSEWSECPELGIIGDMLAAAEFTEKVSILVVQQQTRFGGKLGVGGDGMAKATAKATARGNVVDPKKPEGVRSGVAGHR, from the exons ATGTCCATCATCAATCCCTCACTGTTCAACGCCTCGCTGGGGACATCTCCCCAGCAAGTGTGCTTCGACACCAGAGCGATCAACTCCAGAGGCGTCTTCCTCGGGGACGATCCCCTCCGCTTCTCTGTTCCCCTCTTCCTCCTCGACCTCTCCCTCATGTTCTTCACCGCAAGCACCACCCACTGCATCCTCGGGCGCCTTAGCCAGTCTCGATTCGTCTCTGACCTTCTT GCCGGCATCCTTCTGGGACCGTCGGTGATCGGGCAAAACCAGGCTTTCCAGCGAACAGTGTTCCCGGAACGCGGCATCTTCCTCGTCGACTCCCTTTCTCTCATCAGCctcatcttcttcatcttcatcATCGGCGTGAAGACGGACCTCAGCCTTCTTCAGAGGCCCGGGAAGCGCGCCGTCGCCATCGGCGCCGCTGGCTCCGTGCTTCCCTTCGCTCTCAGCATATGCACCTTCCTCGTCCTCAGGCGGGCCTTCCCCGACGACCTTAGCGAGGGTCCGCTCATTTTCTTCGTCGCCTCACGCCTTTCCCTCTCCTCCTTCCCCGTGATTGCATATGCCTTGGACGAGCTCCGACTTCTCAACTCCGACCTCGGCCGCGTCGTCCTGTCGGCCTCCCTCTTCAGCGACGTTATCAACTGGGGCTTGGGCAGCTTGACGTCAGCATACACATTGATAACCGCGGTGAAGACGCCGGGGACAGCAATAGGGATCGTGGCGTCGCTGGCGGGCAGCTTACTGTTCGTGCTACTCGTGGCGAGGCCGGCGATGATGTGGTCGGTGCGGCGGACACCGGCGGGGGAGACGCTGGTGGAATGGCATTTCCTGGCGCTGCTGATGACCGCTCTGCTGATGTCGCTTGCGACGCAGGCGTTCGGTTTCAACGTGACGCTGGGCCCGCTCATGCTGGGGCTGGCGATACCAGGAGGAATGCCGGTGGGGCAGACGATAATGGAGAAGCTGGAGCCGCTGGGAGGGGGGCTGTTCTTGCCCATGTATATGGTGCTCGCCGGGTACCGGACGAGATTCGAGGAGGTGAGGAGCGTGAAGGAGTGGGGAGTGCTGGAGATGGTGGTGGTCATCTGCTACGTCGGGAAGCTGGTGGGCTCGGTGGCCATGTCACGCTACTTCGACATGTCGGCGAACGATGCCATCTCGGTGGGGCTCATGCTCAACATCAAGGGGATCGTCGAGATCTCTGCCTTCAACACGTACGCTTGGGGTGATGGTCAA ATAGCTACGGCGGAACACTTCTCCGTGCTGACCGTGTCCATGATGGTGATCACGGGGGTCACCACGCCGTTGATCAAGCTGTTGTACAAACCTACGATGCGCTACGTGGCGCGGAAGCGCCGCACCGTCGAGCACGCAAGACCGCGTTCCCTGCTGCGCTTCATGGCCTGCGTCCACAAAGAGGAGCACGTCGCTCCCCTCCTCGACCTCCTCGAGGCCTCCTATGCTTGCCGCGACTCCCCCATCGCCCTCACCGTTCTCCACCTCACCGAGCTCACTGGCCAGTCCGCCGCGGTGCTTCGTCCCCACAAGCAGAGCCGCCGCTCCACCGCCCCCACCGCCTCCGACCGCATCATCAATGCCTTCAGCTACTTCGAGAAACAACAGGCTGAGCCGGGGTCCATCTCCGTCCACCCTTTTGTCGCTATCGCGCCGTACTCCACCCTGTACAACGACGTCTGCTCCCTCGCCCTCGACCGAAAGGTTTGCTTCATCCTCCTCCCCTTCCACAAGTGCTGCGACGGCGCCCAGGAGACTGTGAACCACGCTTTCCAGACCCTCAATCGCAACGTCCTTGCCTTTGCCCCCTGCTCCGTTGCCATCCTCGTCGATCGTAGCCTCCCTGCCGCCACCTGCGCCCACACCAACCACCTCCTCCACCTGGTCGCCGTCTACTTCCTCGGCGGCCCTGACGATCGCGAGGCCCTCGCCTTCGCTTCCCGAATGGCAAACAACCGCTCCATCACCGTCACCGTCATCCGATTGCTCCCCCACGTGGCAAACGATGACAAGGAGAGAAAGCACGATGATGCGGCGGTGGAGCGGCTCCGAGAATCGCACGCCCGTAACCAGAGGGTGGTGTACATGGAGAAGGTAGTGGAGGACGGAGAGGGGACGGCGGCAGTGATACGGGAGATGAGTGACCAATTTGACCTGCTGATAGTGGGGAGGAGGAAGGGGGTGGATTCGGCACCGACGAGGGGGCTGTCGGAGTGGAGCGAGTGCCCCGAGTTGGGGATCATAGGAGACATGCTTGCAGCGGCGGAGTTCACGGAGAAGGTCTCCATATTGGTAGTGCAGCAGCAGACGCGGTTCGGTGGCAAGCTTGGTGTTGGTGGTGATGGGATGGCAAAAGCGACGGCAAAAGCGACGGCACGTGGGAATGTCGTGGATCCAAAGAAGCCCGAAGGGGTCAGAAGTGGAGTTGCGGGGCATAGATAG